In Oryza sativa Japonica Group chromosome 1, ASM3414082v1, the genomic stretch tcgtccaggaatcagccgaggcacacaataacaaattgataatagagtacaaatattactctaattaataagcgaataaaatgtcattacagaggtagatagttcctctcaatcaataaagttctagcagcggaaaataaataaacggcgcagacggctccactccacaggcagcttgaccaaggctacacctaatcctccacaccatcagcctcattgaagaactcttcctctgatgaatgattgcaaggtgagtatatgacatactcagcaagccacgcagcaaatatgcaagtgcacaggataacaaaggatggcataatagggttgcatttgcaaaagcagcatttagcaaacatttgagaatttgataaaacagttaagtattaattaagcaatattaatccaacgctatacaacataccctgttgtatgggcccaaccattctgaacaaccaccccggctgcacagttctatctccaaaccaggaatgtaccattccaaaccaggagctaatcaaattattaccagttatagcatcttttactatgatgagaggtgtgagactaatcacgaaagacattgttagacccgcccataaccgcgggcacggctattcgaatagttttactctgatcagaggtgtaccactgtacccacaagacacaaccccacatcatgtcaccatgtgcctcaataccaccacggtatctcggaaaggagttgtgacaatacccctcgcataacacaatccactgcagcgcaccttcctggatcataatcacccccttataaaacaaggcatggactccccagcgacccccgtgggcttatctccgccacttctcagtctggtgccccgcaatgaaccatgctatacaaaagataaagccgttgcccatgctggcttgtggttggcacgataaatgtttcacaaccgaaactcgtgaaccggtccttaattgccatgagcacgaccttcaaaaccatgtgctcacaacccaccattaccaggttttagttggcacattaattaattaactaatcacgattgaccatcgtgaactatcaataagccatcatgaaataatagtgagtcattagttatcccataagtgtactaatgtttctaagcagggctaagcaattatatctaatatctagttgaaccaatataaataaagctcaactagtcaaattaatataacccaaggtatcaaggaataaggtaatcaatgtacaaaagggccataacaaagaataggtcaattccacccaatgacattcgaaaatagatgcaatagttgaatagaaacaatagctttaaataggatcaacatgctcaaagggttgtttgggatctgtgtgacttgccttgctggccttggaactcttcaaactcttcttccgcgaaaacggactctccggaaacgacggaatctaagcaaaaagaagcaaaatcaccaaaacagcacataaacaagcatgaacagtacatgtggatatttttaatgtgtagatctcaattttagaaaaatttagagacttgaaccaactaaatcggagctaagatgaattagttatgaatttttaaagattaaaccggattaaaacacttaaatcggtttaaattgaattatgacgcaataatgaattatttttgaaaaggaaaaggggatttattgcgtcagcaactagggtttgggtggaccgggcgcatgggcggcggttcacacgaacggacggccgagattgatccgatccaaatcggacggccgagatcgatcgggtccacggcggttcacggcgaacggccttgatgacgccagcaatgacgtcaccgacggcggcggcggcttggcgagGCAGACGACTCGAGCGGCGcacgctcaccggcgaacggcggcgctacggcacgaacggaggacaccaacgggtagcggacggcacggcgaactcaccgacgaccaaagcgacggcggacgaccaacggacggcgacggcgacgaggttgaaacggcgggaaccttcgggtcgacgacggcgaagctgctccggtgatctccggcgacggcgaaggggcggacgaggacggcgacgacttggcgagcacgacggcggtcttcccgagcgacggcgacggctggaacgacggtggcgcacggctggagcggcggcggcgacggcaaagctagggcacacggcgctagagctcttccggcgacgagaggcgaaggcgagggtggcgacgggtagaggagacaccgggggtccttttaaaggggctcggaggcggcggcgaaggcccacggcgacggcaacggcgaaggaaaccttcGGGAAGGacgaatccgagacgaactcgaatccaactcattccaaaccgattgagccaaagattccaaaggagaaaaggtagaggagatcccggagatcatttcccctctattgattcggccggagaaggaaaggaacggccggatttggaaggaaacagcggcggcggctcggcggcggcgcgctagggttccggcccgaggaagacgacgggcctgacaggtggaccccacctgtcagcggccgaacgcgcgcgcgcgcggctgcggactgggccggctgggccgaggagagaggaaagagattttgggccgactttcggcccaaagccaaaagaagactttttaaaaccttttcaatttaaattatttcttaaatgcaattccatttattaaaaatacttccttagctcaaataaatcccagaaaaatctaggaattatagaattaagcaaagtatttaatgaaattttatctggcccaattttatattggaatttattaattaaaattagatcttctcttcaagacttttaaaataaattctagaaattccatttaaacaacaatttatatattttgaattttcagggtgtgacacagGTCGACTGGTTGTCACCACTGTTGGTCTCCATGCCAAGGAGGTTGTCCCTTTAGGACGCTGGGGTGCGGTCTGAGGCGGGCGGTTCATGGCAAGCCTCCTTTTACGATTGTGCTCCATGACCTTCCGGTCGTTCTCCAACCTAACGACCTTATTGATTAAACTCTGGAAACTATCGTGGTCTTGTCCAATCATGGGCCCGCGTAACTCGTCATTCAAGCCTTCAATGAATTTGTCAATCTTTTCCTCTTCGTCGGCAAGATCTCCAGTTGCGTAGCGCGCCAGCTGAGTGAAACGGTTCAAGTACTCTTGCACTGTGGTATTCCCTTGCCGTAATCTCTTGAACTcattcttcttcatcctcatcaCCGCGGCAGGCACGAAGTTGTCACGGAAGGCTGTGGTAAATTCCTCCCAGTTTGGTTCTCCAGCATCTTCTTCCCGGGCTTCTTTGTACGTGTCCCACCAGTCTCCGGCTGGTCCTTCCAATTGGTTTGCCGCAAAGATCACTTTATCGGCCTCACGTACTCGAACAAGAGttagcttcttctcaatgaCCCTCAACCAATCTTCAGCATCCATAGGTTCTTCAGCTGTGGCGAATGTGGGTGGCTTGGTCCTCATGAACTCTCCAAAGCTTGACCCCCCGCGGTTGCCTTGGTTGTTCGCGATAGCTTGCAGAAGTTGAGTTTGGGTGGCCATAACCCCAGCCAGAGTGGTTAGGTCAGGTGTCTGAGTTTCGTCGTTGCTGGTTGTTGCCCGACGACGGCTTGCCATCTGTGTAGGTTGATGGGGTAAGTATCCTAATTTTCTAACTAGCTCCTATGGCTTTATCCTATTAAGGGAGTTGTGTTGATATGAACTTTGTTTTGCAAGCAtggtggaataaactcattTAAAACACAACAACAATGGATACCATAAATAACATCACAGAGTTTCACAAATGATACATGAATCATGATGCAATCGACTGCGTACATATGCAGTCCAAATAAAGTTCATCCAGAAGATACAACGAACTAATCATTAAACTACTCGACAATCTAGGTAAGGGAGGGGGTGTCTCGCATACTATCCAAAAACCATCTGATACGAGAGCGAAGCTGCAAGGAGTCCGTCAGTCTAGTCCTCCAGCCATCCGCAGGATCCTGGGGCAGGTAGAGGGTGGTCGCTGGCACGCGCAAACCTGAGTCCCCACGGCTCAGAAGTAGTGGCCTCTGGATCTGGCTTGGGCCTCTTGCCCGGAGGTCGTGTGCTCTTGCGAGCAGTGCTGAGGGTGCGAGGGCCTCCAAGGAAGGTGATGCGGGGAACAGGAGCCTCATCCTCTGAAGGATCAGTGATGTCTGGCTCGATCTCCGGCTCAGTGTCGGTCCCCTCTATCTCGGAGTCGATCTGGATCGGAGTCTCCAAACCGGAACCCAGCTGCGGAGAAGGTGTGGGGATCAGTGAAGTGTGCACCAACTCCGGAACAGGTGGCGGTGCCGCTGTAGGATCCACTAGGTAGGGTGCTGACTCGGTAGCTAGCATACTAGCCTCTCCCAGAAGAGCGTGGAATGCTGGTGGGTACGGCGGGGTGAGGAAGAAGTAGCGGTCACGGCCTACTGCTGTGGAAGTAGAAGCCCCTGTAGTGCTGATCTTGGCTGCTCAAAGCTGCTCCTCCAGCTGGCTGATGTGCTCCTGACTCTCTCTCAGCTGCTCCTCCAGAGTATCCATCATCCCGCGGCGATCGTTGTACTGGTCAGATAACTGCTGGAACTGGTCGCCGTGGACCTGGAGCTGTGCCTTCAGTGAGTCTATCTCACTGCCCCAAgcctggtgctcctcctccaactGAAGCTGCTGCACTGAGAGGTCAGTCAACTCAGTCTCCAGCTCTCCCATACGTCTCTGGTGGTCGTCAATCTCCAATAGAGCCTCCTCGTAGTAGTCATCTACTGCCTCAGCCCATCGTGACAACCGAGTCACTATCGGGTTGTAGCAGCAGGGCGTGTCCTGAACTGTGCAAACTGAGTTGCCCTCCTCCCGGAACGGGTGATGAGCAAACTCGGTACTCACTAACTCAGCTCGGTGGATAGAGCTGAGTCGGAGAAAGGCCTCCCGAGCAGCATCCTGCATCGCGGTCTCTGGCAGGTCTCGGTGGTGACGTGTCTGAAAGCTGTAGTCCAACTCGGAAGGGACTCGGGGGTGAATCTCGACCCGAGCCTCCCAAACTGGGCCACACTGCCTCACTCGGTATGACGGAAAACCAGGGTATCGCAGACGCCTCAACATCCGATGCAGCTCAATGACATACCCCTCCGATTGGGGTAAGCTCAACTCCCAGGTAGCGGGTGAATCCGAATCTGCCatctaattttaagaaaaacccCAAAGTCAGTTGAGAGTAAAACTTGTTTTGTaaagaaaatagttaagagtAAGATGAAAATTGTGTCGAGTTTTGTAAACATagcgtttttatttttgaaagtattactaaatgggaatttctcccttggccaacttagaaaaagggtggggcgccttttggtcttttcctacagtcgtatggctctgataccagctctgtagacccccgtttttatagcAGGAATCACTCGTGTAAActgtaccatttccctggatcaagtagtctggtacacactaATTCATAACTGGAATACCAATGctcatacacgagagtctagtacgaattattacaacataagcccgcaggcattgtCTTAAATCATCAGACCGAGCGGTCTGGAATACAACCAAAAGCAGAGtttagataaggcagcggaattttaggcagcggcatgccattgccacaggcaacgaccgtactaagacctactggacgCCATCATCTTcgtctccctcctggtagtaggcataagGATCTTCCgtggcttcatctcccgcttctgattaattttataattgcaagggtgagtaccaaccgtactcagcaagccaccacagcaatgatgcacatgacaggggaattcaaaggatggctatggttcttttgcacaaagcaagttttgtaattcttttcacaagcctaagacctagcatagactgatcaagttttaataccagtattcatattaaacaatgacggttctgtccaccatccattgtgatcccaaggatagcttcccgccattgagtcgttatggttttctaAGGATGTCCATATTCCCACCTCTCAGGAaatggctccatcagcataaaaatcatcatgcaatatcccatcccatacaagttaagaatttagagtctagccaagtgtaatatatgtcccggtgctcaataaccgcgagcacggctattcgaatagatttggtttactcacactgcagtggatgtacactttacccgcactccgcgactgcccaacacatgagcctcgtcccaacacatgagacgcgtcacggcaaagcttttcgataacctcgcattggcagtacccgctccatgaacttaaatcctcatgcactctaggcgttcatgtttctagcagtgagaggagttctggcgctcccgggaaagagaagtctcacacacatattaaattatggttcaagttaagttctccctctcacacactcatggcagtcctaccaatggcgacaccgatgtagggcacgcctctcggccctacctcaacggctgtcccatcgtagcgcacctgcctcactcaggggtgaaccatctacgcagggatactgcctccgctcggctatctaatccgctaggtctatacccattcgagaagtacggttgtacgggggtcgtttcatgcttaacttcatggctcggtccttaattgaccggggacggtactagcctttcccagataccacccaaatcctccgtccgccccagtcgaaaacagttgtttaattttatttctcctttcacaaatcatgtcatcaacatcatggcaatgtggcgctcatgtctccacatgccgcatctcaattaccttcccaaaggtatttgcccaagcatatagcatttgataaatatgagtatgcatgattctagaatagcatttctaagcaattgtcataattgactagggactcatacttAATCAtgggtacaaggattttaagggtaaacaataatcaaggcatggcataatcacaagtaggatgttcataattgcatgcaaattttatttgtaaacaaaacaatttcgcaattaggatcaacatgttcaacgaatagtgatgacttgccttgctcaaagtcttgcgggtcttggccttcgcttggatctgcaactccctcgggctctatagttacgtgcaagaattgatttgaattcagttagaattcaaataaaaatccaaacaaatccaaataaaagttgcatgcgaaagtcgattcttttatattaactttactattcgcgaactacggcaaacccaatttcgatttaaactgttttgcgggtataatattttgttgtcataagttttttttaatttaatttacccGAGCATTATACCCATATATTAGATTAGAAATTTCTTCTCGCGAGCCAAATGTCGGACGgaatcctaaaattatcttataatattacaCGTTTTAATTTAGTTTATGACTAAACAATTAAATATAATGTACATCTAAAATTCCTAGCGATTAagtccgaatttctaccgtgaatcgatttcTTATAGAGATTATCCAAAAATGATCCATAATAGTCTATAACGATTCATCTAATTGATAATTATGTCTAAATTACTACGGCGAATTGATTTCCCATAGAAactaccaagaataatccataattaaattttgcaattctacggctataattaatctataatgaaattctaattattttaaattttctaaacttacccaaactccctctaatttcctatttatttccttttctttttctccctttcctttttcttttcttttctcttttcccctttctttttcttttttttttcctttctctttttctctttttcctttctttcctccctctcggcttcctccttccttcctctccttttcctcccgacgccaccttcatgttgtgagagattatttattagtaatcaacatatataagcagcaactagcggaatggctaaatcttacctttattgataagttcttgaaaggaatatgcagctcacatggtgtccgctgagtgatgtcatcaacgggacaggtcgattcgtcctgtgtttgcatggcgtccatgctctgtgatcctacctgccccgttgaggcgcagctgctacggtttcctgacgggctcaccattgcaggaggaatggtcggctggggatcatgggaccgatgtgcggccatgcgttcatcaaccttccttgccacctcctcttgcatgttgagttcgtagctcgatacccggaactctaggtctgcaatcttcgcctcggtatctctcttgctcctcatccgactcctgtacgtgtggatgtcctccttgaaaccaatcttccaaggaatcacccctttccctcgtgttcgtcctggatgctctggagtctgcagggcgagtgtcagctcgtccctatctctgtctggtcggaacgtgccctgagaggaggcttccactgcatctgttagtcgtcgcgcagcctctcgtatctgatcgccgaagaccagtgagccatcagctgggttgagcgttccaccgtgagcatagtaccagaacttcgatcgttccggccaattggctgttgccggttcgatacccctctcaatcaagctagcctccatctgctcccacttcggcatcgcgacgctatagcctcctgaccccaagtggtgatggtacttcttcttggcggcattttctttgtttctttccatcatcgcctgcccttgttcacctgtcttatatgcaacgaactcgtcccagtgatcccttagctttgggaatgtgtcgaagttcggtgtctgccccttcagtatatacttctggtacagatctcccttgaagctctgaaactgttctgccattttcttcagagtccaccttttcactttgtcctctgtacccgcaggaagggtgaatgtctcgagcattgtggtccacagcatctctttctccgaatctgggacaaagctctcatgatctccgcgtgcccttgttcttcgccagtacaccgtactgacaggcacgttatcccgcacaacccaaccgctgtgatgtacatagttcttggcggcttcggccggggcactaggacgtccatcttcttccacttccgttatgatgtgccgaccctcaagcttcttcgctgcacctcgttgcccgcgtgccctcttctgtccaacggagggttgactaccaccagcctcctcctcctggttcccctccacatccctttccacgtgcccctgctggttcccctccgcatccctctccacgttcccttcctcgttcaagtactggtttggatcctcgttcccctcttcttcattccagtactggctgcttccctccgcgattgtatcgtacaatatctgttcctcatcgcggtcagccatctgttgatacaagaaacatctgctaagtcacgagacatttatgttttaacaatctaagtcatgtatgctaagtgtaaatgtcgtacattagaaccctacacaaccttacgtgctaagtctaattacaaatcgtgatataagctaagtctaggtgacgtatattatacaaccctagctagtaaataattatatactaagtctaattacaaataaaataatcttatattaaaactcaaataatattacatgctaagactaaaatagtcatgtatatgctaagtgtttcgtgcgtatatgctaagtctaattaagactacaatagtcaattgctacttgtcgcaccacttccgtagtcaataattacatactaagtctaattacaaataaagtaatcttatattaaaactcaaataatattacatgctaagactaaaatagtcatgtatgctaagtgtttcgtgcgtatatgctaagtctaattaagactacaatagtcaattgctacttgtcgcaccaattccgtagtcaataattacatactaagtctaattacaaataaagtaatcttatattaaaactcaaataatattacatgctaagactaaaatagtcatgtatgctaagtgtttcgtgtgtatatgctaagtctaattaagactacaatagtcaattgctaggagtcgcaccaattccgtagtcaataatgtcatactaagtctaatttgcaataaaataatcttatattaaaactcaaataatattagaacactacacaatcttatatgataagtctaattacaggtctaataatcttaattaattgcattacaaatata encodes the following:
- the LOC136355299 gene encoding uncharacterized protein, producing MATQTQLLQAIANNQGNRGGSSFGEFMRTKPPTFATAEEPMDAEDWLRVIEKKLTLVRVREADKVIFAANQLEGPAGDWWDTYKEAREEDAGEPNWEEFTTAFRDNFVPAAVMRMKKNEFKRLRQGNTTVQEYLNRFTQLARYATGDLADEEEKIDKFIEGLNDELRGPMIGQDHDSFQSLINKVVRLENDRKVMEHNRKRRLAMNRPPQTAPQRPKGTTSLAWRPTVQSIEE
- the LOC136357118 gene encoding uncharacterized protein; this translates as MLWTTMLETFTLPAGTEDKVKRWTLKKMAEQFQSFKGDLYQKYILKGQTPNFDTFPKLRDHWDEFVAYKTGEQGQAMMERNKENAAKKKYHHHLGSGGYSVAMPKWEQMEASLIERGIEPATANWPERSKFWYYAHGGTLNPADGSLVFGDQIREAARRLTDAVEASSQGTFRPDRDRDELTLALQTPEHPGRTRGKGVIPWKIGFKEDIHTYRSRMRSKRDTEAKIADLEFRVSSYELNMQEEVARKVDERMAAHRSHDPQPTIPPAMVSPSGNRSSCASTGQVGSQSMDAMQTQDESTCPVDDITQRTPCELHIPFKNLSIKVASGGKGEEGRRKPRGRKERKKRKRERKKKRKRKGKREKKRKRKGRKRKGNK